The Erythrobacter insulae genome window below encodes:
- a CDS encoding efflux RND transporter permease subunit yields the protein MKTDLPLLAVKRPLMIMVLNLLIVIAGVAALLGTEVRELPNVDRPVVTVSATLPGAAPETMDAEVTSVLENAAARVNGVRQIRSSSEENGTRIRVEFNPGTDLDAAASDIREAVSRVTRELPDRVEQVRVVKADADAESIMTLAVLSDRYDVVELTRIVENDIIPELLAADGVASIDTFGTRERQMRVVVDPARLARYGLTMTDVAAALEQAPFDTPVGSFRSDAQELVVRAEANAADPALIADVIVQNEVRIGDVAEAYFAPADATSYVRLDGEPVIGLGVIRQANSNTIAISNATRSTVERIDSRFDDIDLRVISDDAAFIQVSVQGVLITLVLTVAVVMIVIFLFFGHLKPTLIPSASIPIALIGVIAGIWLLGFSINLLTLLALVLATGLIVDDSIVVLENAQRLQKEDGLGKKAAAVLGTRQVYFAVIATTAVLVSVFIPISFLPSETGRLFREFGFVLAVAVILSTFVAVSLVPALAAKIDLGGDNAEPHPRLLAWAQKAAARYQSAVAGCIVHPWRTVGLSLIVVVGAGIMYSQIEQELVPDEDRSTFYVWASGPDGVGLAFMDKEMDEIEQVIEPLLESGEVENTLSIVGRYDPNRIQVTANLSDWGERDRSQTEIVRSLGDPLDAIPGSRASARGRGTLSGGRGGGGGLEVALTGDDYEGIYRSARALADAIETDSTILSDPEISYQPTQPQLSIGIDRARASDLGVDLDDLALTLRTMVDGTEVVDLNVADQAIPIFLTSEAAVITRPSDLGNLYVRSGTGALVPVSSLTQFTEQGIAAELDRTEQRRAIEVEAVIAPGIALADAVAEMERLTDASVAEDIDIILRGEAEQLEESSNELLLTYAFALLIVFLVLVAQFESLSSPFVILASIPFALAAAIYAMFLSGTSLNIYSQIGLVMLIGLMAKNGILMVEFADQRRNEGADVPTAIADAASIRLRPIAMTLISTVLGAVPLVLASGAGAEAREAIGWVIFGGLAIAALFTLFLVPALYALIAPFGKLRSVDLARLERELDEDEQHSAKTVTAPA from the coding sequence ATGAAAACCGACCTCCCCCTGCTCGCCGTAAAGCGACCGCTCATGATTATGGTCTTGAACCTGTTGATCGTGATTGCGGGGGTTGCAGCCCTGCTGGGCACAGAAGTGCGCGAATTGCCGAACGTCGATCGCCCGGTCGTCACCGTAAGCGCCACCTTGCCCGGCGCCGCGCCCGAGACAATGGACGCAGAAGTCACGTCGGTGCTTGAAAATGCGGCCGCGCGCGTCAACGGCGTACGTCAAATCCGGTCATCAAGTGAGGAAAACGGGACACGAATTCGGGTTGAATTCAATCCGGGCACGGATCTTGATGCGGCCGCGTCCGATATTCGCGAAGCCGTAAGCCGCGTAACGCGCGAATTGCCAGACCGCGTAGAACAGGTCCGCGTCGTAAAAGCCGATGCGGATGCGGAATCGATCATGACGCTCGCAGTGTTGAGCGACCGGTATGACGTGGTCGAGCTGACCCGGATCGTCGAGAACGATATCATTCCGGAATTGCTAGCGGCCGATGGCGTGGCCAGTATCGACACATTCGGCACGCGCGAGCGCCAAATGCGTGTCGTGGTCGATCCGGCCCGTCTTGCACGGTATGGCCTGACGATGACCGATGTGGCCGCTGCGTTGGAGCAGGCGCCGTTTGACACACCGGTTGGTTCGTTCCGCTCAGACGCGCAGGAATTGGTGGTTCGGGCAGAAGCCAACGCGGCCGATCCGGCCCTGATTGCGGATGTAATCGTACAAAACGAAGTGCGCATCGGCGACGTGGCAGAGGCGTATTTCGCACCAGCCGACGCGACCAGCTATGTCAGGCTGGACGGAGAACCGGTCATCGGACTGGGAGTAATCCGCCAGGCCAACTCGAACACGATTGCAATTTCCAACGCGACCCGAAGCACAGTGGAACGGATTGATTCCCGGTTCGATGATATCGACTTGCGCGTGATATCGGATGATGCGGCCTTCATTCAGGTATCGGTTCAAGGCGTCCTGATAACACTCGTGCTGACAGTCGCGGTGGTCATGATCGTGATATTCCTGTTCTTTGGCCATCTCAAACCCACGCTTATTCCAAGCGCGTCGATCCCCATCGCATTGATCGGCGTGATCGCCGGTATCTGGCTGCTCGGATTTTCGATCAACCTTCTGACGCTGCTCGCACTGGTTCTGGCGACAGGTTTGATCGTGGATGATTCCATCGTGGTTCTGGAAAACGCACAGCGCCTGCAGAAAGAAGATGGCTTGGGCAAAAAAGCCGCTGCGGTGCTTGGCACGCGGCAGGTGTACTTTGCTGTCATCGCAACAACGGCGGTGTTGGTGTCCGTATTCATTCCGATCAGCTTCCTGCCCTCGGAAACGGGGCGACTGTTCCGCGAATTCGGGTTCGTTCTGGCGGTGGCTGTCATTCTTTCGACATTCGTGGCGGTCTCGCTGGTGCCTGCGCTGGCAGCCAAGATCGATCTTGGCGGAGACAATGCAGAGCCGCATCCGCGCCTCCTTGCATGGGCGCAAAAAGCAGCCGCGCGGTATCAATCCGCAGTCGCCGGATGCATTGTTCACCCATGGCGCACGGTCGGTCTATCGCTGATTGTGGTCGTTGGCGCGGGCATCATGTACTCGCAAATCGAACAGGAACTGGTCCCGGACGAAGACCGGTCAACTTTCTACGTCTGGGCCAGCGGGCCTGACGGTGTCGGCCTTGCATTTATGGACAAGGAAATGGACGAGATTGAACAGGTGATCGAGCCGCTGCTTGAAAGCGGCGAGGTTGAAAATACTCTGTCAATCGTCGGACGATACGACCCAAACCGGATACAGGTAACAGCCAATCTTTCGGATTGGGGCGAGCGCGATCGCAGCCAAACGGAGATTGTCCGCTCGCTTGGCGATCCGCTGGATGCGATACCGGGGTCGCGTGCTTCGGCGCGGGGACGCGGCACTTTAAGCGGTGGCAGAGGCGGCGGAGGCGGCCTTGAAGTTGCCCTTACCGGTGACGATTACGAAGGGATCTATCGTTCTGCGCGCGCTTTGGCCGATGCGATTGAAACGGATTCGACTATCCTCTCAGACCCCGAAATCTCGTATCAACCCACGCAGCCGCAACTTTCAATCGGAATTGACCGCGCCCGCGCGTCCGATCTGGGGGTGGACCTTGATGATCTGGCGCTGACCCTGCGCACAATGGTCGATGGTACAGAAGTGGTCGATTTGAATGTCGCGGATCAGGCGATACCGATTTTCCTCACCTCCGAAGCGGCCGTGATTACCCGCCCAAGCGACCTCGGCAATCTTTACGTGCGCAGCGGCACTGGCGCTCTCGTGCCCGTCTCGTCCCTGACCCAGTTTACCGAGCAAGGTATTGCTGCCGAACTCGACCGGACAGAGCAGCGCCGGGCAATCGAAGTGGAGGCCGTGATCGCGCCCGGTATTGCCCTGGCTGATGCGGTGGCGGAAATGGAGCGCCTGACCGACGCTTCGGTCGCTGAGGATATCGACATTATTCTAAGAGGAGAGGCGGAGCAGCTTGAGGAAAGCTCGAACGAATTGCTGCTCACCTATGCCTTTGCGCTTCTGATCGTGTTTCTGGTTTTGGTTGCCCAGTTTGAAAGCCTGTCTAGCCCCTTTGTGATCCTTGCATCGATCCCCTTTGCTCTGGCTGCCGCGATTTATGCAATGTTCCTTTCCGGTACTTCGCTGAATATCTATTCGCAGATCGGGTTGGTGATGTTGATCGGCCTCATGGCGAAGAACGGCATTCTGATGGTGGAATTTGCCGATCAGCGCCGCAACGAGGGTGCCGATGTGCCAACGGCGATTGCCGACGCGGCCAGTATCCGGCTGCGCCCGATTGCCATGACCTTGATCTCGACAGTTCTGGGTGCCGTGCCGCTTGTGCTGGCCAGCGGCGCAGGGGCAGAGGCACGCGAAGCCATCGGGTGGGTGATTTTCGGCGGGCTGGCAATTGCGGCGCTGTTTACGCTTTTCCTCGTGCCCGCCCTCTACGCTTTGATCGCTCCATTCGGAAAACTGCGGAGCGTCGATCTGGCTCGTTTGGAACGCGAGCTTGACGAGGATGAACAGCACTCCGCGAAAACGGTCACGGCTCCGGCATGA
- a CDS encoding efflux RND transporter periplasmic adaptor subunit: MRVPLSFAALLLLSACAGESADREERSVTVVAEPVELLAEEEVIEAIGTARATRSAELYPEVSGQVRKVRFSAGSFVQSGQSLIELDSRSERLALRLAQVRVKEAEQLLSRYRRIEDTGALSESQIEEGETALAAAQIQRDLAQDALAERTIRAPFSGHISLSEIDVGDRVTPTTLIAQLDQRSRLFVDFNAPESVFQRLKPGGTVEVVPFSKPDRTIAAKVEAVDSTIEQEQRSYTVRSLISNQDDSFRPGMSFSVRFVGSGQLRAAVPEASVVWSGDGSSIFAVRDGKAQRVPVTIASRRDGLALLDAQVEKGTLIIVEGVQKVREGQAVELVKPMERPAAQVETEPAQ; this comes from the coding sequence ATGCGCGTACCATTATCCTTTGCGGCACTGTTGCTGCTCTCTGCATGTGCAGGCGAAAGCGCAGACCGCGAGGAACGTTCGGTCACGGTCGTGGCCGAGCCAGTCGAGCTCCTCGCAGAAGAAGAAGTGATCGAGGCAATCGGCACCGCGCGCGCGACACGATCGGCCGAACTATATCCCGAAGTTTCCGGACAAGTGCGCAAAGTACGCTTTTCTGCGGGAAGTTTCGTTCAATCAGGACAATCGCTGATCGAGCTGGATTCCCGTTCAGAGCGCCTTGCGCTGCGCCTTGCGCAGGTCCGCGTGAAGGAAGCCGAACAATTGCTGTCCCGCTATCGGCGGATCGAAGATACAGGCGCACTATCGGAAAGCCAGATTGAAGAGGGTGAAACGGCCCTTGCCGCTGCTCAAATCCAACGTGATCTGGCGCAGGACGCGCTGGCAGAACGCACGATCCGCGCGCCCTTTTCAGGGCATATCAGCCTGTCCGAGATCGACGTCGGTGACCGGGTGACACCGACCACCCTGATCGCGCAGCTCGACCAGCGCAGCAGATTATTTGTGGATTTCAACGCGCCGGAATCGGTGTTCCAACGATTAAAGCCCGGCGGGACTGTTGAAGTTGTCCCCTTCTCTAAACCGGACCGAACCATTGCCGCCAAAGTCGAAGCAGTCGACAGCACTATCGAGCAAGAGCAGCGAAGCTACACGGTGCGTTCTTTAATCAGCAATCAGGATGACAGCTTTCGACCGGGAATGAGTTTCAGTGTCCGCTTTGTCGGTTCGGGACAGCTGCGCGCTGCAGTGCCCGAAGCATCGGTCGTCTGGAGCGGGGATGGATCATCGATCTTCGCAGTTCGTGACGGCAAAGCGCAGCGCGTTCCGGTAACGATTGCCTCACGCCGCGATGGGTTGGCCTTGCTTGATGCACAGGTTGAAAAAGGCACATTGATCATCGTGGAAGGGGTCCAGAAAGTCCGCGAAGGTCAGGCGGTCGAACTGGTCAAGCCGATGGAACGGCCCGCCGCCCAGGTCGAAACCGAACCGGCGCAATGA
- a CDS encoding MBL fold metallo-hydrolase: MEFKMIRAEDALAAAADQITRAQQNKGLRPTIAGFFDESTNTVTYVVSDPTSKEAAIIDSVLDFEAASGRTSYGSADRVIEYINSNNLKVMWHIETHAHADHISAAPYLQEKLGGKLAIGREIIRVQDVFGKLFNAGTDFERDGSQFDHLFVDGETFKIGELEGIALHVPGHTPADMAFIIGDAAFVGDTIFMPDFGTARADFPGGDARQLFQSIRRLLSLPDATRLFLCHDYKAPGRDEFAWETTVKQQREDNVHVKDGVTEDEFVEMRNSRDATLAMPALIMPSVQVNIRGGRLPEPEDNGVSYIKIPVNAV; the protein is encoded by the coding sequence ATGGAGTTTAAGATGATTCGCGCCGAAGATGCCTTGGCGGCAGCAGCCGATCAAATCACCCGTGCTCAACAGAACAAGGGTCTGCGTCCGACGATTGCGGGCTTTTTTGACGAGTCGACCAATACGGTAACCTACGTGGTTAGCGATCCGACCTCGAAAGAGGCCGCGATTATCGACTCGGTTCTGGATTTTGAAGCCGCGTCTGGCCGCACATCATACGGTTCGGCTGATCGCGTGATCGAATACATCAATTCGAATAATTTGAAAGTGATGTGGCATATAGAGACTCATGCCCATGCTGATCATATCTCGGCTGCGCCCTATCTTCAGGAAAAGCTGGGCGGCAAGCTGGCAATCGGTCGCGAGATCATTCGGGTGCAGGACGTATTCGGAAAGCTGTTCAATGCTGGCACCGATTTTGAGCGGGACGGATCGCAGTTTGATCATCTGTTTGTAGACGGCGAAACATTCAAGATTGGCGAGCTGGAAGGTATTGCCCTTCATGTTCCCGGTCACACGCCGGCTGACATGGCCTTTATTATCGGCGATGCCGCGTTTGTCGGCGACACGATTTTCATGCCGGATTTTGGCACCGCCAGAGCGGATTTTCCCGGCGGCGACGCGCGGCAATTGTTCCAGTCTATCCGGCGCCTGCTTTCCCTGCCGGACGCAACCCGTCTGTTCCTGTGCCATGATTACAAGGCGCCGGGGCGCGATGAGTTTGCGTGGGAAACCACGGTCAAGCAGCAGCGTGAGGACAATGTGCACGTAAAAGACGGTGTGACCGAAGATGAGTTCGTTGAAATGCGGAACAGCCGCGATGCAACTCTCGCAATGCCAGCGCTGATCATGCCATCGGTGCAGGTCAATATCCGCGGCGGCCGCCTGCCGGAACCCGAAGATAACGGCGTAAGTTACATCAAAATCCCGGTGAACGCGGTATGA
- a CDS encoding YeeE/YedE family protein, with amino-acid sequence MSLPGFPDATPLAGLGGGVLIGVAAALMLLGAGRIAGVSGIAARATGMSDSSLPRISAWLFLLGLPAGALIVTAVMGQFEPSFASPVVLVIAGLLVGAGTRLGSGCTSGHGVCGMSRLSPRSLVATATFMASGIATVAIMNAFGWEVLS; translated from the coding sequence ATGAGCTTGCCCGGATTTCCTGATGCGACCCCTCTCGCAGGGCTGGGCGGCGGCGTGCTGATCGGTGTCGCTGCCGCGCTTATGCTGCTGGGTGCGGGCCGCATCGCCGGTGTCTCCGGAATCGCCGCGCGTGCGACCGGGATGAGCGATAGCAGCCTGCCCAGAATTTCAGCCTGGCTGTTCCTTTTGGGGCTGCCGGCTGGCGCGCTCATCGTCACTGCGGTGATGGGACAATTTGAACCCAGCTTTGCCAGCCCTGTCGTGCTTGTGATTGCGGGGCTGTTGGTGGGTGCAGGGACGCGCCTCGGCAGCGGCTGTACCAGTGGCCATGGCGTTTGCGGGATGAGCCGCCTTTCGCCGCGCTCTCTGGTTGCAACGGCCACCTTTATGGCATCCGGCATTGCGACAGTTGCGATTATGAATGCCTTTGGATGGGAGGTGTTGTCATGA
- a CDS encoding DUF6691 family protein, with protein MISRQLPILVSGVLFGAGLTLGGMTDPARVRGFLDLFGDWDPTLAFVMGGAVIVMAIAWWLQPKLARPLFADAFALPSRRDLTPKLIGGSALFGIGWGVAGLCPGPGVAALVIEPVSAAIFVTAMLAGMFLVRLTESDT; from the coding sequence ATGATTTCTCGCCAACTTCCGATTCTTGTTTCGGGTGTCCTGTTTGGTGCCGGTTTGACTTTGGGCGGCATGACCGACCCGGCGCGCGTTCGCGGATTTCTTGATCTGTTTGGCGATTGGGACCCGACCTTGGCGTTTGTCATGGGCGGGGCGGTGATCGTCATGGCAATTGCCTGGTGGTTGCAGCCAAAACTGGCGCGGCCGCTCTTCGCTGATGCGTTTGCTCTGCCTTCGCGCAGAGATTTGACGCCGAAACTGATCGGTGGCTCGGCGTTGTTCGGTATCGGTTGGGGTGTTGCGGGCCTGTGCCCCGGACCGGGTGTTGCCGCATTGGTGATCGAGCCGGTTTCTGCCGCGATTTTCGTCACCGCGATGCTTGCCGGGATGTTTCTCGTGCGTCTGACAGAAAGCGACACCTGA
- a CDS encoding TIGR01244 family sulfur transferase, which translates to MDIRSVNAGLSVAPQIQPDEMASVAERGFVAIICNRPDGEEAGQPRIDEMRDAAQAAGLAFHHIPVAGGAFPDSAISAFRAVRRGTQGPVLAYCRTGTRSITLETLANPDGIDPSERIKQAAAAGYDLTAISEALH; encoded by the coding sequence ATGGATATTCGCAGCGTAAATGCCGGGCTTTCTGTAGCGCCTCAAATTCAACCCGATGAAATGGCAAGCGTGGCCGAGCGCGGATTTGTAGCCATCATCTGCAACCGGCCCGATGGTGAGGAAGCCGGGCAGCCGCGCATCGACGAGATGCGCGACGCTGCACAGGCTGCGGGGTTGGCATTTCATCACATTCCTGTTGCAGGCGGTGCATTTCCGGACTCTGCAATATCAGCTTTTCGTGCGGTCAGACGCGGGACGCAAGGACCCGTTCTGGCCTATTGCCGCACTGGTACACGCTCCATCACACTGGAAACATTAGCCAATCCAGATGGCATCGATCCATCCGAACGGATCAAGCAAGCGGCGGCTGCGGGCTATGATCTGACCGCGATTAGCGAAGCGTTACACTGA
- a CDS encoding NAD(P)/FAD-dependent oxidoreductase, translating to MSASHTIVVIGGGSAGIAAASSLLKRKPGLDIAIVEPGDTHAYQPGWTMVGAGVVDADVTRRPMSSVMPKGVTWLKVAAKSFQPESNQVTLEDGSTVKYEALVVAPGIRLAWEQIEGLEATLGKNGVTSNYRYDLASYTWELVQGLKQGHAIFTQPPMPIKCAGAPQKSMYLSCDYWMRSGVLDQIEVEFDNAGGVLFGVADYVPALMGYVEKYDVDLRFGRTLKAVDGAAKQAVFGTEHGDETRDFDMLHVVPPQVAPQFLADSPLAAESGFTDVDQHTLQHVRYPNVFGLGDGGSTPNAKTMAAARKQAPVVAVNVLQQLGGKGPRAGYDGYGSCPLTVERGKIVLAEFGYGGKLMPSFPSWLIDGTKPARLSWMLKADALPWIYWNGMLKGREWLAGPGGLIAQ from the coding sequence ATGTCCGCTTCACACACAATTGTCGTCATTGGCGGCGGCTCGGCAGGAATTGCTGCGGCGTCATCCTTGCTCAAGCGCAAGCCCGGCCTTGATATAGCCATCGTCGAGCCCGGCGATACGCATGCTTATCAACCCGGCTGGACGATGGTGGGCGCAGGCGTCGTTGATGCCGATGTCACTCGCCGGCCCATGTCGAGCGTCATGCCAAAAGGTGTTACGTGGCTGAAGGTGGCGGCGAAATCGTTTCAGCCAGAGAGCAATCAAGTCACCCTCGAAGATGGTTCGACGGTTAAATATGAAGCGCTTGTCGTTGCACCGGGCATCCGTTTGGCCTGGGAGCAGATCGAGGGGCTTGAAGCAACGCTGGGAAAGAACGGGGTCACGTCCAATTACCGCTATGATCTGGCTTCTTACACGTGGGAACTGGTTCAGGGCCTGAAACAGGGCCACGCCATTTTCACTCAACCACCGATGCCCATCAAATGCGCAGGCGCCCCGCAAAAGTCGATGTATCTGTCCTGCGATTACTGGATGCGCAGCGGTGTTCTGGATCAGATCGAAGTAGAATTCGACAATGCCGGCGGAGTGTTATTCGGCGTTGCTGATTATGTTCCGGCATTGATGGGCTATGTCGAAAAATACGATGTGGACCTCAGATTTGGCCGGACACTCAAAGCCGTTGATGGGGCCGCGAAACAGGCTGTATTCGGAACAGAACATGGCGATGAAACGCGCGATTTTGACATGCTGCATGTTGTGCCGCCGCAAGTCGCCCCGCAATTTCTTGCCGACAGTCCGCTAGCAGCCGAAAGCGGTTTTACCGATGTCGATCAGCATACATTGCAGCATGTCCGGTATCCCAATGTATTCGGGCTCGGTGATGGAGGCTCCACACCCAATGCCAAGACAATGGCAGCGGCGCGCAAGCAAGCGCCGGTTGTTGCGGTCAATGTCTTGCAGCAGCTTGGCGGAAAAGGGCCGCGGGCCGGGTATGACGGATATGGATCCTGCCCTTTGACGGTCGAGCGCGGGAAAATTGTCCTTGCCGAATTTGGTTATGGCGGGAAACTGATGCCGAGTTTTCCAAGCTGGCTGATCGACGGGACCAAGCCTGCCCGCCTGTCATGGATGCTTAAAGCCGATGCTTTGCCCTGGATCTATTGGAACGGTATGCTGAAAGGGCGCGAATGGCTGGCCGGCCCCGGCGGGCTGATTGCGCAATAG
- a CDS encoding SulP family inorganic anion transporter, translated as MTMLARYLPIFEWGRTYDRKVLSNDLMAAVIVTIMLIPQSLAYALLAGLPPVVGLYASILPLVLYAIFGTSRTLAVGPVAVISLMTASAAGAVADQGTAQYLEAAVTLAMLSGVMLVILGLLRAGFLANLLSHPVISGFITASGILIATSQLKHILGVSAGGDNWPEMLGALAGVITQTNVWTFGIGISATLFLFWVRKGAKPALQAIGLPERAAEMTAKAGPVAAVALTILAVLAFDLDQRGVNLVGAIPQGLPPFAVPSTDIALIEKLWVPALLISIIGFVESVSVAQTLAAKRRQRIAPDQELVGLGAANIASAFSGGYPVTGGFARSAVNFDAGAQTPAAGAFTAVGIALATLFLTPLLFSLPIATLAATIIVAVLSLVDLKTPIRLWRYSKADFAAHIATTAVTLIAGVELGVIAGVAVGLLLYLWRASRPHAAIVGRVPETEHFRNVERHEVFTLPHVLSIRIDEALTYLNARWLEEYVLEQVADRPPVRHVILMCSAVNEVDASGLESLEAINHRLGDGGIGLHLSEVKGPVMDRIKRTHFLEELNGKVFLSQDRAFAEVAKDTGEPPEPVDHYMARGLI; from the coding sequence ATGACTATGCTGGCACGATATCTGCCGATCTTCGAATGGGGTCGGACCTATGATCGAAAGGTCCTCTCGAATGACCTGATGGCGGCTGTCATTGTCACAATCATGCTCATCCCGCAGAGTTTGGCCTATGCGCTGCTTGCCGGCTTGCCCCCGGTTGTTGGCCTGTATGCTTCGATCCTGCCTCTTGTGCTCTATGCGATTTTTGGCACCAGCCGGACGCTTGCTGTCGGGCCGGTGGCGGTTATATCGTTAATGACAGCATCGGCGGCGGGTGCTGTCGCCGATCAGGGAACGGCGCAATATCTCGAAGCCGCCGTAACGCTGGCGATGTTATCGGGTGTCATGCTGGTGATACTGGGCCTGCTACGGGCCGGTTTCCTCGCAAACCTGCTGTCTCATCCTGTCATTAGCGGGTTTATCACCGCCTCCGGGATCCTGATCGCGACAAGCCAATTGAAACATATCCTCGGCGTGAGCGCGGGCGGTGACAACTGGCCCGAAATGCTGGGCGCTTTGGCCGGTGTGATCACCCAAACAAACGTCTGGACCTTTGGGATCGGGATCTCTGCAACGCTCTTTCTGTTTTGGGTGCGCAAGGGAGCGAAGCCTGCGTTGCAAGCGATCGGGTTGCCTGAACGCGCCGCCGAAATGACTGCGAAAGCCGGTCCTGTGGCCGCTGTTGCTTTGACGATTTTGGCGGTTCTGGCGTTCGATTTGGATCAGCGCGGTGTCAATCTGGTCGGCGCAATTCCGCAGGGCTTACCGCCATTTGCTGTCCCTTCGACGGATATCGCTCTGATCGAGAAGCTCTGGGTGCCCGCGCTTCTGATCTCGATCATCGGATTTGTTGAAAGTGTTTCGGTTGCACAGACGCTGGCGGCCAAACGCCGTCAAAGGATCGCACCGGATCAGGAGTTGGTCGGGCTTGGCGCAGCAAACATCGCCAGCGCATTTTCCGGCGGGTATCCCGTAACCGGCGGCTTTGCCCGCTCTGCGGTGAACTTTGATGCGGGCGCACAGACACCGGCGGCGGGTGCCTTCACCGCTGTCGGCATCGCTTTGGCGACTCTGTTTCTGACGCCGCTGTTGTTCTCGCTTCCGATTGCAACTCTTGCAGCGACCATCATTGTTGCCGTCTTGAGCCTGGTTGATCTGAAGACGCCCATCAGATTGTGGCGCTATTCCAAGGCTGATTTCGCAGCCCATATCGCCACGACAGCTGTCACATTGATCGCCGGTGTCGAGCTTGGAGTGATCGCAGGCGTCGCGGTGGGCCTGTTGCTGTATCTTTGGCGTGCCAGTCGGCCGCACGCCGCAATTGTCGGGCGCGTCCCTGAAACCGAACATTTCCGCAATGTTGAACGCCACGAAGTCTTCACGCTTCCGCATGTTCTTTCGATCCGTATTGATGAAGCGCTCACATACCTCAATGCCCGCTGGCTTGAGGAATATGTCCTTGAACAAGTCGCCGACCGGCCTCCTGTGCGCCATGTTATCTTGATGTGCAGCGCGGTGAATGAAGTGGACGCTTCGGGTTTGGAAAGTCTGGAGGCAATCAACCACAGGCTCGGTGATGGCGGGATCGGATTGCATTTGTCCGAGGTGAAGGGCCCTGTCATGGACCGCATAAAGCGCACGCATTTCCTTGAAGAACTCAACGGCAAAGTCTTTCTTTCTCAGGACCGGGCCTTTGCAGAAGTGGCCAAGGACACCGGCGAACCGCCTGAACCGGTCGATCATTACATGGCGCGCGGCCTGATCTGA
- a CDS encoding alpha/beta fold hydrolase: MNTAPLITAMALALASTALGSTDAIAAPNEQTIMFETQTGETVEAVEGFLTVPVNRSDPDSGTMKIAYVRFAATTDTPGSPIVYLSGGPGGSGIDTATGPRFPLFMAMRQHADVIAFDQRGTGKSDSPERCVSRINVGEMEVISDAEFDQRHRLAARECAAQWKASGDDLRGFNTAESAQDLSDLRQHLGAEKISLWSISYGSHLALASIAAIPDELDRVIMAATEGLDQTVKLPARTMGYFKRLQEAVNAQPKARALYPDIVGLMQRVNAKLDKEPMKLTIPKRDGGTYDLMLQRRHLQQFGGGLVMDPQYASVLLEMYRQLDEGDTTLTIGIFQRFWTPDQPISFAAMPLAMDRASGITPARMKAFERQADLSPLGKYVNFPMPQMLGEFEEIDLGPNFRDGPFGDVPVLMFTGSLDGRTYPEAHAEATAGLRNVQQIFVENAGHNLFMTTPEVGEAMHQFMRGETAKSDRIVAEAPDFSSPPGL; this comes from the coding sequence ATGAACACAGCCCCTCTAATCACCGCTATGGCGCTTGCCCTTGCATCCACTGCTTTAGGATCAACAGATGCTATCGCGGCGCCAAACGAACAAACGATCATGTTTGAAACGCAAACCGGGGAAACCGTCGAGGCGGTTGAGGGCTTTTTGACGGTTCCGGTCAACCGCAGCGATCCCGACAGCGGCACCATGAAGATCGCTTATGTCCGTTTTGCTGCAACCACAGATACGCCGGGCAGCCCGATTGTCTATCTATCCGGCGGTCCGGGTGGATCGGGCATTGATACAGCGACCGGCCCGCGTTTTCCGCTGTTCATGGCGATGCGCCAGCACGCGGATGTCATCGCATTTGATCAGCGCGGCACCGGAAAATCCGACAGCCCGGAACGCTGCGTATCCCGCATAAATGTTGGCGAGATGGAGGTAATCAGCGACGCCGAATTCGATCAGAGGCACCGCCTTGCCGCGCGCGAATGTGCAGCGCAATGGAAAGCCAGCGGTGATGATCTGCGCGGCTTCAACACCGCCGAAAGCGCTCAGGATTTGTCCGATCTGCGTCAGCATCTGGGAGCGGAGAAAATCTCGCTCTGGTCAATCTCCTATGGCAGTCATCTGGCCCTCGCCTCCATCGCAGCGATCCCCGATGAACTCGACCGCGTTATTATGGCGGCCACCGAAGGTCTGGATCAGACGGTAAAGCTGCCAGCGCGAACGATGGGGTATTTCAAGCGCCTGCAGGAGGCTGTGAATGCCCAACCGAAAGCCCGCGCGCTTTACCCTGATATCGTTGGCCTGATGCAGCGGGTGAATGCCAAGCTGGATAAAGAACCGATGAAGCTGACGATCCCCAAACGGGATGGCGGCACATACGATTTGATGCTTCAAAGACGGCATTTGCAGCAATTTGGTGGCGGACTGGTCATGGACCCGCAATATGCCTCGGTCCTGCTGGAAATGTACCGGCAGCTTGATGAAGGCGATACGACCCTTACCATTGGAATTTTTCAGCGCTTCTGGACACCGGATCAGCCGATCTCTTTTGCCGCCATGCCTTTGGCGATGGACCGTGCATCCGGCATCACCCCTGCCCGCATGAAAGCGTTCGAGCGGCAGGCAGATTTGTCGCCGCTCGGCAAATACGTCAATTTTCCAATGCCTCAAATGCTTGGTGAATTTGAAGAGATCGATCTGGGTCCGAATTTTCGCGATGGGCCGTTTGGCGATGTGCCGGTCTTGATGTTCACCGGATCGCTTGATGGCCGGACCTATCCAGAGGCCCATGCAGAGGCCACAGCGGGCCTGCGCAATGTGCAGCAGATCTTCGTTGAGAATGCTGGCCACAATCTGTTTATGACCACACCCGAAGTTGGTGAGGCGATGCATCAATTCATGCGAGGCGAAACGGCAAAATCCGACCGGATCGTGGCCGAAGCGCCAGACTTCTCAAGCCCTCCGGGATTGTAG